One Myxococcales bacterium genomic window, TCGGCGGTCCTTGGCTTGCCGCATTTGCCGGATCAGCATCTTCAACGCAATGAAACCTTTCAGGAAGTAGCGCGGGTTGTTTTTCAACGTCAATCGGAAAAGATTCCAAATCACTCCCGGCCGCGAGTAAAAAGTTCGAAAAGCCTTGGCGCAGGCTTGTTCGATTTGCTCTTCGGTCAGCGCGGTGACTTTCCCGTCCGGGTATTCTTCGGCGATTCTGGTCTTCGGAATGATATAAAGCGGATGAAAATCGGCCAGATTCGGCCTGTGCCGCAAGACGAAATCCAGGTTGGCCGCCATCGTTTGGTGTGTTTCGCCTGGTAAACCGTAAATATAGGTGACAATTGTCAAAATGCCGTTTTGACGGCAAATGGCCAGCGCGTCGGCCAGCATTTCGGGTTCCTTGGGTTGACGATGAATGTTGACCAGGATGTCCGGTGACGCCGATTGAGCGCCGTAGGAGATCACCCGGCAACCGGCCTTGGCCATCAACGAAAGAATTTCGGCGCGCTGCGAGCCGAATGAGGAGGGGTGCAAGATGCATCCCCAGAGGTTCGACCATTTTTTCGCCGCCAGTTTTTCGCAAAATTCGCGCACCCAACCGATATTGGGCCCAAAGGTGTCGTCCAGAAAGCTGAAGTAGGTGTCCGGCCATTCCTGACGGGCGGCGGTCATTTCCGCGAGCACGTTGTCGACCGAACGCCAGCGGACGCGCTTGCCCCAGACCAGATGCGAACTGCAAAAAGTGCAATCGAACGGACAACCGCGCGAAGCAATGATCGCGGTATAGATCCCTTTTTGCAGCGGGTTCATCGGTTCGCCGTAATACCGCGCCAGTTGCGGAATACGATGGGGAAAAGGCAGTTGGTCCAAATCCTCGATGGGCGGCGCGGGCGGCGTGACGATCACCTCGCCGTTTTGATCGCGGAAACAGAGGCCGGCCAGATCGCCGAGCGGTTTGCCCCGGTGCAGGGCTTCGATCAATTCGATCAGCCGGCCTTCCGCTTCGCCGATCAGCACCGCGTCGGCCCCGGCCTCGACATAAGGCCGCGGCTCGATGGCGCCCGGTCCGCCGATCATGACCTTCGCGGCGGTCTGGGCTTTGATTTTCTGGATCAACCGGCAGACGCCATAGCGGGTCAGGACATTGGCGTGGATGCCGACGATCTCAAATCCCTGTTTCTCGATTTCCGTCAATACGTCGTGATGATTTTTTTCCTCGATGACCTGATCGATGAAACCAAAGCCATAACCGTGGCGTTTGAGAATCGCCATGACGTATTGCAGACCGGAGGAAGGCCGGTGAAGGTCGTCGCCGGTGCGAATGCGCTCCCAATTCGAATCGATGTTGGGATAAAAAAGCAAAACGCGAGGCGTACGCTCCCCCGCGGTTTCGGCCGACGATTTCACCATGCCTGCGGATGCTCCTGGATTTTTTCGGTTTCGCCGTCCGGCGCGGCGAACCTCCCGATCGGATCATCATAGCGGCGATTTCAAAATTTTCAATTTCGTCACCGATGCCGTTCAATCTTCGACCGTTTTTTGACGATCATTGATTTATCCGGCGCGATGAAGCAAACTTCGCGCCAGTACCGGCCGGCCGTCGCACCGGGAAAACCGCGGGGCAGGTCCGCGGTCCGACGGCCCGGCGATTTGAAAAAGGGCAAAGTATGCGGCGCGTATTGCTGGCTTTGATCGCCTGTTGTTGCCTGTTGCCGGCCGCTTTCGTCCGGGCCGCCGATGACGACCTGGCCGCGGTCGAGCGGGCAATCGCCGAAAAAAAATTATCGTGGCAGGCCGGGCCGGCTTACCTGGATCCGAAAGATTTCCAGGCGCGGCTCGGCATCAACGGCCTGCTGAATGAAGACCCGCCGGCGCCGTTGCCGATCCCGCCGGTCGATCTGCCCGAACAATTCGACTGGCGGAACGCAAACGGCGTGACGGACGTGCGCAACCAGGGTCCCTGCGGCTCGTGCTGGGCCTTCGCTTCCATCGCCGCGTTGGAATCCGCGGCGGTCATCCAGGGCGGCCTGCCGAACACCATCGATTATTCCGAGCAATATCTGGTCAGCGATTGCTATCCGCAATACGGCTGCGGCGGTTCGTATTCGATCTGGCAGCCGATCGTCTTTCTGGTCACCAACGGCACCGTGGACGAGGAATGCATGCCTTATCAGGCACAGGACGGGCCGTGCGATCTCTGCCCCGACGCCGACCAACACCTGGTCGGCCTGGCCGACCGCGGCGCCGTGGAGCGCGAAGTGGACGCCTTGAAACAGGCCGTGTATCAGCGGGGGCCGGTCGCGGTGACGATGAACGTCTACGAGGATTTCAACTACTACACCTCGGGCGTCTATGCCTACGCCGAAGGCGCCTACCTGGGCGGCCACGCCGTGTTGGTCGTGGGGTATGACGACAACGAGGAATGCTTCGTGGTGAAAAATTCCTGGGGGCCGGGGTGGGGCGAGGACGGCTTTTTCCGCATCTCGTACGGCGAGGTCCACGGGCGTACCCGGTTCGGATCCGAGGCGGAATACGTGTTTTTCGATACCGGCAGCTATCCCGCCGGTATGACGCCGGCCATCGATAACTTTCGCCTGCTCGACAAAGAGGGGCAACCGTTTGCCGCTCCCTATCAGGTGACGCGCGATCAGAGCATCACGATGCTGTTCACCTTTGATTACACGGACGTCGACGGCAACCTCGAAGCGGGCGTGCTGTATGCGACCCTCGACGGAGCGGTCTACCAACTGGGCCCCCTGTGGAATATGGAAAAGACGGGAACGCTGGGCTTCGCTTTTGGCATGCTGATGACTGACGGCGCGCATTCCGGCTCGTTCTACGTCGAGGATACCGCCGGCAACCGGAGCAACCAGCTGCCGTTCGCCTTCGAGGTCGTCCAGGCGGAAGAGTCCGACGACGATACCGCTGACGATGACGCGACCGACGACGATACCGTCGGCGGAACCGACGACGACGCATCCGACGACGATACCGGCGGTGCGGACGACGATCAGCTCGGCGACACGCCGACCCCGGAACCGGACGAATCCGACGGCGACGATGACGACGACGATCATGGCTGCGCCTAGGCGGTCGCTTTCGATTACTATCCAAACCAGGGGCGTGATGAAGCGGTTCAAGCCGATCATCGGGCTATTGCTTGGCCTGGCGTTCGCCGGGGCGATCATCGGTTCCTGCGCTGAAGAAGAATCGTCGGACGACGAATCCGCCGCGCCGGCCGGCGGCGATGACCCCGGATCAGGTCCGGGGCAGGTTCAAGATGATGACGATTCGGCCACCGGCGGCGGCGAATGGTGGCGCCGGGCGGTGTTTCTGGAAGTGTTCGTCCGCAGCTATTACGATTCGAACGGCGACGGCATCGGCGATCTGCCGGGCCTGACCGAAAAACTGCCCTATTTGAGCGACCTGGGCATCGGCGCACTCTGGCTGATGCCGATTTATCC contains:
- a CDS encoding radical SAM protein, producing MVKSSAETAGERTPRVLLFYPNIDSNWERIRTGDDLHRPSSGLQYVMAILKRHGYGFGFIDQVIEEKNHHDVLTEIEKQGFEIVGIHANVLTRYGVCRLIQKIKAQTAAKVMIGGPGAIEPRPYVEAGADAVLIGEAEGRLIELIEALHRGKPLGDLAGLCFRDQNGEVIVTPPAPPIEDLDQLPFPHRIPQLARYYGEPMNPLQKGIYTAIIASRGCPFDCTFCSSHLVWGKRVRWRSVDNVLAEMTAARQEWPDTYFSFLDDTFGPNIGWVREFCEKLAAKKWSNLWGCILHPSSFGSQRAEILSLMAKAGCRVISYGAQSASPDILVNIHRQPKEPEMLADALAICRQNGILTIVTYIYGLPGETHQTMAANLDFVLRHRPNLADFHPLYIIPKTRIAEEYPDGKVTALTEEQIEQACAKAFRTFYSRPGVIWNLFRLTLKNNPRYFLKGFIALKMLIRQMRQAKDRRTGKALRAPEKF